TTTCGACCGCCGCACCATGTAATAGATTATCCCAAGTAACCCGCCCCAAAGCACGACCGCCAGCAAACTGTGACTGATTGGGTAGTCTTGGAAGTCTAGCGGCGTAATCACCGTAATTCCCGGTGCAATCGTTACGTGCTCGATCCCGGCCAGAAGGAATATCGGCCAGATCAAATCGATGAAGAGCGAAGCGAATACCAGACTCCCAAGTGAAATCCTTGGAGCGATTCGCTTGGAAGCCAACGCTACTCCGTAATGACCAAGAAACATGATGTAGCCAAGTTCTCGAATTGAATCCAGTGCGCAAGTAAAAGGTCAACAGGAGACACCATGTGCATTTGATGTCATTCTGGCGTAGCACTGCGCCATTGTGGCATATGGCCAATATTCTGTGGACTCAAAGAATTTCCTCACTCAGTACCGATTTCACTTCCTTCTTGGTTCCACTGCGGTACAATTCTATTGATTTTGACGGCACAACCGATTTACTTGTTAAACCTATGTCACTTAGGCCGCTGATGGTTGTTGAAGAGGGTCCTGATCGCGGACGGCAATTCACTACCGACGCCGTACAATTCCGCGTCGGTCGCTCGTCGGACAGATGCGATTTTGTGCTCTCGGATGAAGATCCAGCCATTAGCCGCGAGCATTTTGCCGTGATTCGGCGCGGAGATACATTCCTGTTTATGAATCTCTCGCGTAACGGCTCCTCGATTAACGGCGTGCGCGCCGATCAAACCTTGTTGAAAAGCAACGACTTAATCAAAGTTGGGATGCAAACCGTGATCCGCTTCACGGTGGAAGACGAGCGCAACCTGGGAGCCAATCCCAGTTTTGGACTATAAACATCTCTGCGTGATCACGATTGGGGGCTGAAGTTGGATGATGTCGAGCAACACTCACGGACGATTTGCCCAGTTCGCGGCAGTGGACAACCCCGATCTGCCGGAACGATTTCAGACATACATTCTCGACAAGAATCCGATTGGGGAAGGCGCAGTCAGCTTCTGCTATCGCGCCCGCCGCACCGACAATCAGCAAGCCGTTCGCCTCAAAGTGCTGCGGCGCCGATTGTCCGAGCACACCGGAATCAGCGAGATTCTGCAGCGGCAGGTGCGCTACT
The DNA window shown above is from Candidatus Zixiibacteriota bacterium and carries:
- a CDS encoding FHA domain-containing protein, encoding MSFWRSTAPLWHMANILWTQRISSLSTDFTSFLVPLRYNSIDFDGTTDLLVKPMSLRPLMVVEEGPDRGRQFTTDAVQFRVGRSSDRCDFVLSDEDPAISREHFAVIRRGDTFLFMNLSRNGSSINGVRADQTLLKSNDLIKVGMQTVIRFTVEDERNLGANPSFGL